One region of Baekduia soli genomic DNA includes:
- a CDS encoding potassium transporter Kup: MPEAVKATVRRHPGAAALALGALGVVFGDIGTSPLYALQAVFAADHGAVKATQGDVYGIISLVVWSITLIVSVKFVTFIMRADNDGEGGIMALVALIRRVRLDRPVIKAALVAAGLFGVALFYGDGMITPAISVLSAVEGIKVAAPSLSSVVLPVTLAVLVGLFLLQRYGTETIGRLFGPVMVLWFAALAAAGVAELAVHPQILRAFSPHYAVDFFAAHPGIAFVSLGSVVLTVTGSEALYADMGHFGRKPISRAWFWVVFPALIINYMGQGSLILQDPGAITNPFYLLLPDWARVPMIALATLATLIASQAVISGAFSVTRQAVQLGFLPRLNIRHTSDATIGQVYVPAVNWALFAAVLALVIGFGSSARLATAYGIAVTGTLLIDSILFLVVARLLWGRPRWAIAAGVLAFVTVDVLFLAANVTKILHGGWFPLLVGAAVFTALSTWDRGREAVTAARIAAEGPLLDFVEHMHNRFPPITRLQGVAVYLNPSRDTTPIALRVGVEQIHGIPEKVVILTIETANTPHVPEEERLHTDGLGYDDDGYSHITLRFGYQDRLDVPAELARRRRGGRTREAHFNPYHATYFLSHITIVADRPHGMPRWRKRLFVAMARNAASPADYFNLPPERVVTLGSQIHI, translated from the coding sequence ATGCCAGAAGCGGTCAAGGCGACGGTGCGGCGCCACCCTGGGGCGGCCGCGCTGGCGCTCGGCGCGCTGGGCGTCGTGTTCGGCGACATCGGGACCAGCCCGCTCTACGCGCTGCAGGCGGTCTTCGCGGCCGACCACGGGGCGGTCAAGGCGACCCAGGGCGACGTCTACGGGATCATCTCGCTCGTCGTCTGGTCGATCACGCTGATCGTCTCGGTCAAGTTCGTGACGTTCATCATGCGCGCCGACAACGACGGCGAGGGCGGCATCATGGCGCTCGTCGCGCTCATCCGGCGCGTGCGGCTGGACCGGCCCGTCATCAAGGCCGCGCTCGTCGCCGCCGGCCTGTTCGGGGTCGCGCTGTTCTACGGCGACGGCATGATCACCCCGGCCATCTCGGTGCTCTCGGCCGTCGAGGGCATCAAGGTCGCGGCGCCGAGCCTCTCGTCGGTCGTGCTGCCCGTCACCCTGGCCGTGCTCGTCGGGCTGTTCCTCCTGCAGCGCTACGGCACGGAGACGATCGGACGGCTCTTCGGCCCGGTGATGGTGCTCTGGTTCGCCGCGCTGGCCGCGGCCGGGGTCGCCGAGCTCGCGGTCCACCCCCAGATCCTCCGGGCGTTCTCCCCGCACTACGCCGTGGACTTCTTCGCCGCCCACCCGGGCATCGCGTTCGTCTCGCTCGGCTCCGTCGTGCTGACGGTCACCGGCTCCGAGGCGCTGTACGCCGACATGGGGCACTTCGGCCGCAAGCCGATCAGCCGGGCATGGTTCTGGGTGGTGTTCCCAGCGTTGATCATCAACTACATGGGCCAGGGCTCCCTGATCCTCCAGGACCCGGGCGCGATCACCAACCCGTTCTACCTGCTGCTCCCTGACTGGGCCCGGGTGCCGATGATCGCGCTGGCGACGCTGGCCACCCTCATCGCCTCCCAGGCCGTGATCTCCGGCGCATTCTCGGTGACCCGGCAGGCCGTGCAGCTCGGGTTCCTTCCGCGGCTGAACATCCGCCACACGTCCGACGCGACGATCGGGCAGGTCTACGTGCCCGCGGTCAACTGGGCGCTGTTCGCGGCGGTCCTCGCGCTCGTCATCGGGTTCGGGTCCTCGGCGCGGCTGGCCACGGCCTACGGCATCGCGGTGACGGGCACGCTGCTCATCGACTCGATCCTGTTCCTCGTCGTCGCGCGGCTGCTGTGGGGCCGGCCGCGCTGGGCCATCGCGGCCGGCGTGCTGGCCTTCGTCACCGTCGACGTGCTGTTCCTCGCCGCCAACGTGACGAAGATCCTCCACGGGGGCTGGTTCCCCCTGCTCGTCGGCGCGGCGGTCTTCACCGCGCTGTCGACGTGGGACCGAGGCCGCGAGGCCGTCACCGCCGCCCGCATCGCGGCCGAGGGGCCGCTGCTGGACTTCGTCGAGCACATGCACAACCGGTTCCCGCCGATCACCCGCCTGCAGGGCGTCGCGGTCTACCTGAACCCGAGCCGCGACACGACCCCGATCGCGCTGCGCGTCGGGGTCGAGCAGATCCACGGCATCCCCGAGAAGGTCGTCATCCTCACGATCGAGACGGCCAACACGCCGCACGTGCCCGAGGAGGAGCGGCTGCACACCGACGGCCTCGGCTACGACGACGACGGCTACAGCCACATCACCCTGCGCTTCGGCTACCAGGACCGCCTCGACGTCCCGGCCGAGCTGGCCCGCCGGCGCCGGGGCGGGCGGACGCGCGAGGCCCACTTCAACCCGTACCACGCGACGTACTTCCTGTCGCACATCACGATCGTCGCCGACCGCCCGCACGGCATGCCGCGCTGGCGCAAGCGGCTCTTCGTCGCGATGGCGCGCAACGCGGCCAGCCCCGCGGACTACTTCAACCTGCCGCCCGAGCGCGTCGTCACGCTCGGATCCCAGATCCACATCTGA
- the cobS gene encoding adenosylcobinamide-GDP ribazoletransferase, protein MRRPLAALGLAITFLTIVPVRLREPVPPLGTAAGWFPAVGAAVGALAGVVSYLAEPPLGPLVAAVLAVVMLVVITGALHQDGLADCADGLGVRGDRARRLAVMREPTVGTFGVLAVALWLLLVVAAVSGLNRTHMVRALVVMAATGRWAALLHATATLPARRDGLGSGFEVGVLGLAAGTVLAVTAAVVLGGIGPGLGALAASAAVAVLVTAWSRGRLGGRTGDTLGATVALAEAAVAIVLLGVW, encoded by the coding sequence GTGAGGCGACCCCTTGCCGCGCTTGGCCTGGCGATCACGTTCCTGACGATCGTGCCGGTGCGCCTGCGCGAGCCCGTCCCGCCACTGGGGACGGCGGCGGGATGGTTCCCGGCTGTCGGCGCGGCCGTCGGCGCACTGGCCGGCGTCGTGTCCTACCTGGCCGAGCCCCCGCTCGGGCCCCTCGTCGCCGCCGTCCTCGCGGTCGTGATGCTCGTCGTCATCACCGGCGCGCTGCATCAGGACGGCCTGGCCGATTGCGCCGACGGGCTCGGCGTTCGCGGCGACCGCGCACGCCGCCTGGCCGTGATGCGCGAACCCACCGTGGGGACGTTCGGGGTTCTCGCGGTCGCGTTGTGGTTGTTGTTAGTTGTCGCGGCCGTCTCCGGGCTCAACCGCACGCACATGGTGCGTGCACTCGTCGTCATGGCCGCGACCGGTCGCTGGGCCGCGCTGCTGCACGCAACGGCTACGCTGCCGGCCCGACGCGACGGCCTCGGGTCCGGCTTCGAGGTCGGGGTTCTTGGCCTGGCGGCCGGCACGGTCCTCGCTGTGACCGCAGCCGTCGTGCTTGGCGGCATCGGTCCCGGGCTGGGCGCACTCGCGGCGAGCGCCGCCGTCGCCGTGCTCGTCACCGCGTGGTCGCGCGGACGGCTCGGCGGGCGTACCGGCGACACCCTCGGAGCCACAGTCGCGCTGGCCGAGGCCGCGGTCGCTATCGTCCTGCTCGGCGTCTGGTGA
- the cobT gene encoding nicotinate-nucleotide--dimethylbenzimidazole phosphoribosyltransferase, with protein MDAEDRLLRPPTPSGFDASRAAERAADPTGWRYPDAVRDAVHQVIAERRDIRRFRPDPVPANVLQRILEAAHRAPSVGLMQPWRLILVRDVATRMEVRRLTQRERLRQADRFDAQAGQFLDQKIEGVVEAPLGVVVCCDHGDPGVEILGRGTIPETDVYSTACAIENLWLAARAEGVGVGWVSFYRPADLRELLGIPARVEPLAYLCLGWPDERPVRPGLESAGWGARLPLADVVMEERWRDDDAAPLLDAARGPNRIAAIAARDRSDQLIKPAGSLGALEALIERWAAITGAAPPPALRAGVLVCAADHGHIIHGTSLFDRDVSTQVAAATARSESAAGVLARQGGHTLLVADVGLARPTPPGVRDLKVAAGTADFLAGPALSPGQVDAALQAGADLAAELADDGVGCLAVGEIGIGNTTTAAALLCALTGADPAAAVGRGTGVDAAGLQRKRAVVRDALERHGAGLHVREALAAVGGLELVALTGAVLEATHRRLPVLLDGYATAVAALAATRLDPAVAEGVLASHRSAEQGHRLALDELGLEPLLDLRLRLGEASGALLALPLIAAAGALHREMATFAEAGVSGPR; from the coding sequence GTGGATGCCGAGGACCGCCTGCTCCGACCGCCGACGCCGTCCGGCTTCGACGCCTCACGCGCCGCCGAACGCGCGGCCGATCCGACCGGCTGGCGCTACCCCGATGCGGTACGCGACGCCGTGCATCAGGTCATCGCCGAGCGACGGGACATCCGCCGCTTCCGTCCCGACCCGGTGCCGGCCAACGTGCTGCAGCGGATCCTCGAGGCCGCTCACCGGGCTCCGTCCGTCGGGTTGATGCAGCCGTGGCGGCTGATCCTCGTGCGGGACGTGGCCACGCGAATGGAGGTGCGCCGGCTGACCCAGCGCGAGCGCTTGCGCCAGGCCGACCGCTTCGACGCCCAGGCCGGGCAGTTCCTGGACCAGAAGATCGAGGGCGTGGTCGAGGCGCCGCTCGGCGTCGTGGTCTGCTGCGATCACGGCGATCCCGGGGTCGAGATCTTGGGTCGCGGCACGATCCCCGAGACCGACGTCTACAGCACGGCCTGCGCGATCGAGAACCTTTGGTTGGCCGCCCGCGCCGAAGGTGTAGGTGTCGGCTGGGTGAGCTTCTACCGGCCCGCCGACCTGCGTGAGCTGCTGGGCATTCCGGCACGGGTCGAGCCGCTGGCCTACCTCTGCCTCGGCTGGCCCGACGAACGGCCCGTCCGGCCGGGCTTGGAATCCGCGGGCTGGGGCGCACGCCTGCCGCTCGCCGACGTCGTCATGGAGGAGCGCTGGCGCGACGACGACGCCGCACCCCTTCTCGATGCGGCTCGGGGACCGAACCGCATCGCGGCGATCGCCGCGCGCGACCGCTCCGACCAGCTCATCAAGCCCGCCGGCAGCCTCGGGGCGCTCGAGGCGCTCATCGAGCGCTGGGCGGCCATCACGGGCGCAGCGCCGCCGCCCGCATTGCGCGCGGGCGTCCTGGTGTGCGCCGCCGACCACGGGCACATCATCCACGGCACCAGCCTCTTCGATCGCGACGTCTCGACGCAGGTCGCAGCGGCCACCGCCCGCAGCGAGAGCGCCGCGGGCGTGCTCGCGCGCCAGGGCGGCCATACCCTGCTCGTGGCCGACGTGGGGCTCGCCCGTCCGACGCCGCCCGGCGTCCGCGACCTGAAGGTCGCCGCCGGCACCGCGGACTTCCTCGCCGGTCCGGCGCTGAGCCCCGGACAGGTCGATGCGGCGTTGCAGGCGGGCGCCGACTTGGCGGCCGAACTCGCCGACGATGGGGTCGGCTGCCTAGCCGTCGGGGAGATCGGCATCGGGAACACGACGACGGCCGCCGCGCTGCTCTGCGCGTTGACCGGCGCGGACCCGGCCGCCGCCGTGGGGCGCGGCACCGGCGTGGACGCCGCCGGGCTTCAGCGCAAGCGCGCTGTCGTTCGGGACGCTCTGGAGCGCCACGGCGCCGGCCTCCACGTGCGTGAGGCGCTAGCCGCCGTCGGCGGTCTGGAACTCGTCGCGCTGACCGGCGCCGTGCTCGAGGCCACGCACCGGCGCCTTCCGGTTCTGCTCGACGGCTACGCGACGGCCGTGGCCGCCCTGGCCGCCACGCGGCTCGACCCCGCCGTGGCCGAGGGAGTGTTGGCCAGCCACCGCTCGGCCGAGCAGGGCCACCGCCTCGCACTCGACGAGCTCGGGCTGGAGCCCCTGCTCGACCTCCGGCTACGGCTCGGCGAGGCCTCCGGCGCGCTGCTCGCGCTCCCGCTGATCGCCGCCGCCGGCGCGCTGCACCGCGAGATGGCGACCTTCGCGGAGGCCGGCGTGTCGGGACCGCGGTGA
- a CDS encoding histidine phosphatase family protein translates to MRRLVVVRHAPTEATRAFAFPADEPLDDRGRSAASALAASLPSGYDILSSPARRCLETIECAGLAAPTVDPALAECDFGSWAGQSLDTLTATDPDAVRAWMTDPGAAPHGGESLVEFAERIARWLDDQAQRDGSAVVITHGGVAKAAVVHALGAPLEAFWRIDVAPLAVTELHAHDGRWTLTRTNTTSPTAAAA, encoded by the coding sequence GTGAGACGGCTGGTGGTGGTGCGCCACGCACCGACCGAGGCGACGCGCGCGTTCGCATTCCCGGCCGACGAGCCGCTCGACGACCGCGGTCGGTCTGCGGCGTCGGCGCTCGCAGCGTCGTTGCCGTCGGGCTACGACATCCTGAGCAGCCCCGCACGTCGCTGCCTGGAGACGATCGAGTGCGCCGGGCTGGCGGCGCCGACCGTCGACCCCGCCTTGGCCGAGTGTGACTTCGGATCGTGGGCCGGACAGAGCCTCGACACGTTGACCGCGACCGATCCCGACGCGGTCCGCGCTTGGATGACCGACCCCGGCGCGGCGCCGCACGGCGGCGAGAGCCTCGTCGAGTTCGCAGAGCGCATCGCCCGCTGGCTCGACGATCAGGCGCAGCGAGACGGCAGCGCTGTGGTCATCACCCACGGCGGCGTCGCCAAGGCCGCGGTCGTCCACGCGCTCGGCGCGCCGCTTGAGGCGTTCTGGCGCATCGACGTCGCCCCGCTCGCCGTCACCGAGTTGCACGCGCACGACGGGCGCTGGACGCTGACGCGCACCAACACCACCTCTCCGACGGCGGCAGCGGCGTGA